In Nitratireductor basaltis, the following are encoded in one genomic region:
- the radA gene encoding DNA repair protein RadA: MAKSRTQFICQNCGTVHARWAGKCDGCGEWNTLIEEGTSSGIGAGPQTGRKARAGRAVTLTTLSGEIEDAPRIITGIGELDRATGGGFVRGSALLVGGDPGIGKSTLLTQAAAALASRGHRIVYVSGEEAVAQIRLRAQRLGVAETPVELAAETNVEDILATISDGKRPDLVILDSIQTLWTDMADSAPGTVTQVRAAAQAMIRYAKSKGAAIVLVGHVTKEGQIAGPRVVEHMVDGVLYFEGEGGHHYRILRTVKNRFGPTDEIGVFEMGDKGLREVPNPSELFLGERSEKAPGAAVFAGMEGTRPVLVEIQALVAPSPLGTPRRAVVGWDSARLSMVLAVLEAHCGVRFAQHDVYLNIAGGYRISEPAADLAVAAALVSSLTGLALPADCVYFGEISLSGAVRPVAHAGSRLKEAEKLGFTQAAMPPGNEEPSGAMASRVFRPESLADLVARIAGSASS; the protein is encoded by the coding sequence ATGGCGAAGTCGCGCACCCAGTTCATCTGCCAGAATTGCGGCACGGTGCATGCGCGCTGGGCGGGGAAGTGCGACGGCTGTGGCGAATGGAACACGCTGATCGAGGAAGGCACCTCCAGCGGTATTGGTGCAGGTCCGCAGACCGGACGCAAGGCACGTGCCGGACGCGCCGTGACCCTGACCACTTTGTCGGGCGAGATCGAGGATGCGCCGCGCATCATTACCGGCATCGGAGAACTTGACCGAGCAACCGGCGGTGGCTTCGTGCGCGGCTCTGCCCTGCTGGTTGGTGGCGACCCGGGCATCGGCAAATCCACGCTTCTGACACAGGCTGCCGCGGCACTTGCCTCACGCGGACACCGCATCGTCTATGTTTCGGGCGAGGAAGCGGTTGCCCAGATAAGGCTGCGCGCACAGCGCCTCGGCGTGGCTGAAACGCCAGTGGAGCTGGCGGCCGAAACCAATGTCGAAGACATCCTGGCAACCATTTCCGACGGCAAGCGGCCGGATCTTGTCATCCTGGACTCCATCCAGACGCTGTGGACCGACATGGCCGATTCCGCACCGGGCACCGTCACGCAGGTGCGTGCTGCCGCGCAGGCCATGATCCGCTATGCAAAATCCAAGGGTGCTGCCATCGTCCTGGTCGGGCATGTGACCAAGGAGGGCCAGATAGCCGGCCCCCGCGTGGTCGAGCACATGGTGGACGGCGTTCTCTATTTCGAAGGCGAAGGCGGCCATCACTACCGCATTCTGCGCACGGTGAAGAACCGCTTTGGTCCGACCGACGAGATCGGCGTCTTCGAGATGGGCGACAAGGGTCTGCGGGAAGTGCCAAATCCGTCCGAGCTTTTCCTGGGCGAGCGCAGCGAAAAGGCGCCGGGAGCTGCAGTATTTGCCGGCATGGAAGGCACGCGGCCGGTTCTTGTGGAAATCCAGGCGCTCGTCGCGCCTTCTCCGCTGGGTACGCCGCGGCGCGCGGTGGTCGGTTGGGATTCGGCCAGGCTTTCCATGGTTCTGGCCGTACTTGAAGCCCATTGCGGCGTGCGCTTTGCCCAGCATGATGTCTATCTGAACATTGCCGGAGGCTACCGGATTTCGGAGCCTGCAGCCGATCTTGCGGTTGCAGCGGCACTGGTCTCCTCGCTTACCGGTCTTGCCCTGCCAGCCGATTGCGTCTATTTCGGCGAAATCAGTCTTTCTGGTGCCGTACGTCCTGTTGCCCATGCGGGTAGTCGCCTCAAAGAAGCCGAGAAGCTGGGCTTTACACAGGCAGCCATGCCGCCGGGTAATGAAGAGCCTTCCGGTGCGATGGCATCAAGGGTATTCAGACCGGAAAGTCTGGCCGATCTGGTCGCACGTATCGCAGGGTCGGCTTCATCGTAG
- a CDS encoding CvpA family protein: MPITLLDGVLVGFTLVSAMLAMVRGFSREVLSIASWAIAALAAFFLYPYVLPYVTPYISNEMLAMAVAAAAIFFIALVIVTIITMKVADFIVDSRVGALDRTLGFLYGAARGILVMAVALLFLNWLMGSNPPGWVSEAKSRPLLDGVGAWLQDLMPDDTERSLIDRISGGSDGEAETSN, encoded by the coding sequence ATGCCAATCACGCTGCTTGACGGGGTTCTCGTCGGCTTCACGCTAGTGTCAGCCATGCTGGCGATGGTGCGCGGGTTTTCGCGCGAAGTGCTTTCCATCGCATCCTGGGCGATAGCGGCGCTGGCTGCTTTCTTCCTCTACCCCTACGTCCTGCCCTATGTGACGCCGTATATCAGCAATGAAATGCTGGCCATGGCGGTAGCGGCAGCTGCGATCTTCTTCATCGCGCTGGTCATCGTGACCATCATCACGATGAAGGTCGCGGATTTCATTGTCGATTCGCGCGTCGGCGCACTCGACCGAACACTTGGATTTCTCTACGGCGCTGCACGTGGTATCCTCGTCATGGCCGTGGCACTTCTCTTCCTCAACTGGCTCATGGGTTCAAATCCGCCGGGCTGGGTGAGCGAGGCCAAGTCGCGCCCGCTGCTTGATGGTGTAGGCGCATGGCTGCAGGATCTGATGCCCGATGATACGGAACGCTCCCTCATCGACCGCATCTCCGGCGGCAGCGACGGCGAGGCTGAGACCAGTAACTGA
- the purF gene encoding amidophosphoribosyltransferase: protein MADVSAEALAGEADDHFHDECGVFGIFGRQDAAAIVTLGLHALQHRGQEAGGIVSFDGSQFHVERHIGLIGDTFTKQSVLDRLSGHRAIGHVRYATTGGSGLRNVQPFFAELADGGLAVAHNGNITNAMTVQRRLQKEGSIFSSTSDTETIMHLVATSKERDTNSRFIDAVRQLEGAFSLVALTSKKMIGCRDPLGIRPLVLGDLDGAYILASESCALDIIGARYVRDVKPGEMIVVTDAGVESFFPFEPAKQRFCIFEYVYFARPDSSVEGRNVYEVRKQIGAEIARESPVEADIVVPVPDSGTPAAIGFAQEAGLPFELGIIRNHYVGRTFIQPTDSIRHMGVKLKHNANRRSIEGKRVVLVDDSIVRGTTSQKIVQMVRDAGAKEVHMRIASPPTRASCFYGVDTPSAAKLLASRMSIAEMAEFIRVDSLGFLSIDGLYRAVGEAMRNNEQPQYCDACFTNEYPTQLTDLAGTDNVRQLSLLAAGGQ from the coding sequence ATGGCAGATGTTAGCGCAGAAGCACTCGCCGGCGAGGCGGACGATCATTTCCACGACGAATGCGGCGTATTCGGCATTTTCGGGCGGCAGGATGCGGCTGCCATCGTCACGCTGGGTCTCCATGCGCTTCAGCACCGCGGACAGGAAGCTGGCGGCATCGTCTCCTTTGATGGCTCACAGTTCCACGTCGAACGTCATATCGGGCTGATCGGCGACACCTTCACCAAGCAATCGGTCCTCGATCGGTTGAGCGGCCATCGCGCCATCGGCCATGTACGCTATGCGACCACCGGCGGATCGGGCCTGCGCAATGTCCAGCCCTTCTTCGCAGAACTTGCCGATGGCGGTCTTGCCGTTGCCCATAACGGCAATATCACCAACGCGATGACGGTTCAGCGGCGGCTGCAGAAGGAAGGTTCGATCTTCTCGTCGACCTCCGACACCGAAACCATCATGCATCTGGTGGCGACCAGCAAGGAACGCGACACCAATTCACGGTTCATCGACGCGGTGCGCCAGCTCGAGGGCGCATTCTCTCTCGTGGCACTGACGTCAAAAAAGATGATCGGCTGCCGCGATCCGCTCGGTATCCGCCCGCTGGTGCTGGGCGATCTTGACGGCGCCTATATTCTCGCCTCCGAAAGCTGTGCGCTCGACATCATCGGTGCGCGCTATGTGCGCGACGTGAAGCCTGGCGAAATGATCGTTGTGACAGACGCCGGTGTCGAAAGCTTCTTTCCGTTCGAGCCTGCCAAGCAGCGCTTCTGCATTTTCGAATATGTCTATTTCGCACGCCCGGATTCATCCGTGGAAGGACGCAATGTCTATGAGGTGCGCAAGCAGATCGGTGCGGAGATAGCGCGCGAAAGCCCGGTGGAAGCCGATATCGTGGTTCCGGTTCCCGATTCCGGCACACCGGCGGCGATCGGCTTTGCACAGGAAGCGGGCCTCCCATTCGAGCTTGGCATCATCCGCAACCACTATGTGGGCCGCACCTTCATTCAGCCGACCGATTCCATCCGTCATATGGGGGTCAAGCTGAAGCACAATGCCAATCGCCGCTCCATTGAAGGCAAGCGCGTCGTGCTGGTGGACGATTCCATCGTGCGCGGCACGACCAGCCAGAAGATCGTGCAGATGGTGCGCGATGCGGGCGCGAAGGAAGTGCATATGCGTATTGCCTCGCCGCCCACGCGCGCATCCTGCTTCTACGGTGTGGACACGCCCTCGGCTGCCAAACTTCTCGCATCGCGCATGTCGATTGCGGAAATGGCGGAATTCATCCGCGTCGATTCCCTTGGCTTCCTGTCTATCGATGGCCTCTATCGCGCCGTGGGCGAAGCCATGCGCAACAATGAACAGCCGCAATACTGCGATGCCTGCTTCACCAACGAATATCCCACACAGCTGACGGATCTGGCTGGCACGGACAATGTGCGCCAGCTTTCCCTTCTGGCAGCTGGCGGGCAGTAG
- a CDS encoding SDR family NAD(P)-dependent oxidoreductase: protein MTEKPDLSGRTALVTGASRGIGYFIARELAAAGAHVIAVARTVGGLEELDDEIKAAGGEATLVPLDLKDMAGIDRIGGALHERWGKLDIMVANAAVLGVISPIGHVEAKTFEKVMEINVTATWRLIRSLDPLLRASDAGRAVIMSSSSAHSARAFWGPYAASKAAVEALARSWADETKNMPLRVNSVNPGATRTAMRAQAMPGEDPDTLPHPSEVAARILHLTSPQLTETGKIFDVPQNRFTTYQMPA, encoded by the coding sequence ATGACGGAAAAGCCCGACCTTTCCGGCCGCACGGCCCTTGTTACCGGTGCCTCGCGCGGTATCGGCTATTTCATAGCCAGGGAACTTGCCGCAGCAGGCGCGCATGTGATTGCTGTCGCGCGCACGGTGGGCGGGCTTGAAGAACTCGACGACGAGATCAAGGCAGCTGGTGGCGAGGCAACGCTGGTGCCACTGGACCTGAAAGACATGGCAGGCATCGACCGGATCGGCGGCGCCTTGCATGAGCGTTGGGGCAAACTCGACATCATGGTGGCCAATGCCGCTGTACTTGGCGTGATCTCCCCGATCGGCCATGTGGAGGCGAAGACCTTCGAGAAGGTCATGGAGATCAATGTCACGGCTACCTGGCGCCTGATCCGCAGCCTCGATCCGTTGCTGCGTGCGTCCGACGCTGGCCGTGCGGTGATCATGTCGTCCAGTTCCGCTCACTCCGCGAGGGCATTTTGGGGGCCTTATGCGGCCTCCAAGGCAGCCGTCGAGGCTCTGGCGCGATCATGGGCGGACGAGACGAAGAACATGCCGCTGCGCGTGAATTCGGTCAATCCGGGTGCAACGCGCACTGCCATGCGCGCACAAGCCATGCCGGGCGAGGATCCCGATACTCTGCCGCATCCAAGCGAGGTAGCCGCCAGGATTTTGCATCTGACGAGCCCGCAGCTGACAGAGACCGGCAAGATCTTCGACGTGCCGCAGAACCGCTTCACGACCTACCAGATGCCGGCCTAG
- a CDS encoding 1-acyl-sn-glycerol-3-phosphate acyltransferase, whose amino-acid sequence MHIAIAVIIAISALWVALAAFAIARLGIGFKQALLYVPFKLWYRISDRQIHVARNAPTPVIYAVWHQSRLDPALMLSLLPEDTLHILDEASARSWWLDPWRGLGRCISFNARHVFVSRRLVQRLKGGGRLAVYLPDDTSPDKRSFRLFRAIARIAMRADAQVVPIYVKGSEKTAFSLSGGSRLLPALSVRTLEPVTLETLKLRSQNGELRASQALLNRMLEARGIRIQEEERVEEAA is encoded by the coding sequence ATGCACATAGCCATTGCCGTCATCATCGCCATATCCGCCCTATGGGTGGCGCTGGCCGCCTTTGCGATTGCCCGGTTGGGCATAGGGTTCAAGCAGGCCCTGCTCTATGTCCCGTTCAAGCTCTGGTACCGCATCTCCGACCGGCAGATTCATGTGGCGCGCAACGCGCCTACACCGGTTATCTATGCGGTGTGGCATCAGTCGCGGCTCGATCCCGCCCTGATGCTCTCGCTCCTACCGGAAGACACGCTTCACATTCTTGATGAGGCCTCCGCGCGTTCCTGGTGGCTGGACCCATGGCGCGGCCTGGGACGGTGCATCTCGTTCAATGCGCGGCATGTCTTTGTGAGCCGCAGGCTTGTCCAGCGCCTCAAGGGCGGCGGGCGCCTCGCGGTCTATCTGCCCGACGATACTTCTCCCGACAAACGCAGCTTTCGTCTGTTTCGCGCGATTGCCCGCATCGCAATGCGTGCGGATGCGCAGGTCGTGCCGATCTATGTGAAAGGTTCGGAAAAGACCGCCTTTTCGCTCTCCGGTGGGAGCCGTCTTCTGCCTGCCCTGTCGGTCAGAACGCTCGAACCGGTAACCCTAGAAACACTCAAGCTGCGCTCGCAAAACGGCGAATTGCGCGCCTCACAGGCGCTTCTCAACCGCATGCTGGAAGCGCGCGGGATCCGGATTCAGGAAGAAGAACGCGTGGAGGAAGCTGCCTGA
- the pssA gene encoding CDP-diacylglycerol--serine O-phosphatidyltransferase, whose protein sequence is MVGPFQPFQPHSNGGGPRLREMPLRLIVPNLITILAICAGLSGIRLAFELRFELAVMMVLLAAFLDAVDGRVARMLKASSSFGAQMDSLADIVNFGVAPALVLYAYLLNGAGAIGWIAALLFAIACALRLARFNVMLEDEDRPAWQGDYFVGVPAPAGAALVMLPVYLGFLGLTPQPVFVYASIAYTVAIGILMVSKLPVYSGKASGSRVRREFVLPVMFAVVLYALLLASYTWATMAASAVAYLLFLSFGTRAYIKRAAREEEKLKANQTEDGTSAG, encoded by the coding sequence ATGGTAGGTCCATTCCAGCCCTTCCAGCCCCACAGCAACGGCGGCGGTCCGCGTCTCCGTGAGATGCCGCTGCGCCTTATCGTGCCCAATCTGATCACCATTCTCGCAATCTGTGCGGGCCTTTCAGGCATTCGCCTGGCCTTCGAATTGCGCTTCGAACTGGCGGTCATGATGGTGCTGCTGGCCGCATTTCTCGATGCGGTCGACGGGCGTGTGGCACGCATGCTCAAGGCCTCTTCCAGCTTTGGCGCTCAAATGGATTCGCTGGCGGATATCGTGAATTTCGGCGTAGCGCCTGCGCTGGTGCTTTACGCCTATCTGCTGAATGGCGCGGGTGCGATCGGCTGGATTGCGGCCTTGCTCTTTGCAATCGCCTGCGCGCTGCGCCTGGCCCGTTTCAATGTCATGCTCGAGGATGAAGATCGCCCGGCATGGCAGGGTGACTATTTCGTGGGCGTTCCAGCACCTGCCGGGGCGGCCCTCGTCATGCTGCCTGTCTATCTGGGCTTCCTTGGGCTCACGCCGCAGCCCGTGTTCGTATATGCGTCCATTGCCTACACCGTGGCCATCGGCATTCTCATGGTCAGCAAGCTGCCGGTCTACTCGGGCAAGGCATCCGGCAGTCGCGTGCGGCGCGAATTCGTCCTTCCTGTAATGTTCGCGGTAGTGCTCTATGCGCTGCTTCTGGCGAGCTATACCTGGGCGACCATGGCCGCTTCCGCGGTGGCCTATCTGCTTTTCCTGAGCTTCGGCACACGCGCATACATCAAGCGCGCGGCACGCGAGGAAGAAAAGCTGAAAGCGAACCAAACGGAAGACGGCACCAGCGCGGGTTAA
- a CDS encoding phosphatidylserine decarboxylase: MKPHESANDMNLLDTIRHTFVPIHREGYPFIAAFAVGTVILGLIWDPLFWIGVILTAWCVYFFRDPPRVTPVDDKLVIAPADGIVSSVKPAVPPAELGLGDEEMTRISVFMNVFSCHINRAPVRGRISAVEHRPGRFLNAELDKASRENERNSLIIESAHGPVPVVQIAGLVARRIVCWVDVPGEVAVGERFGLIRFGSRVDVYLPENARPRVAVGQLAVGGETVIAEFGSEAPPPVVRAS, encoded by the coding sequence ATAAAGCCTCATGAAAGCGCGAATGACATGAACCTGCTCGACACGATCCGGCACACTTTTGTTCCCATCCATCGAGAAGGCTACCCCTTCATCGCAGCCTTTGCCGTGGGGACGGTAATTCTCGGACTCATATGGGACCCGCTGTTCTGGATCGGCGTGATCCTGACCGCCTGGTGCGTCTATTTCTTTCGCGATCCGCCGCGCGTCACGCCCGTGGATGACAAGCTGGTCATCGCGCCCGCCGACGGTATTGTCTCTTCCGTGAAGCCCGCTGTTCCGCCAGCGGAGCTTGGGCTTGGCGATGAGGAGATGACGCGCATCTCCGTTTTCATGAATGTCTTTTCATGCCACATCAACCGCGCTCCCGTGCGTGGCCGTATTTCCGCGGTAGAACACCGCCCGGGACGTTTCCTCAACGCGGAGCTTGACAAGGCAAGCCGTGAGAACGAGCGCAACTCGCTGATCATCGAAAGCGCGCATGGTCCCGTACCCGTCGTTCAGATCGCCGGGCTTGTGGCTCGCCGCATTGTCTGCTGGGTCGATGTTCCGGGTGAAGTTGCCGTGGGCGAACGCTTCGGCCTCATCCGTTTCGGGTCGCGCGTTGACGTCTACCTGCCGGAAAATGCGCGTCCGCGCGTTGCGGTCGGCCAGCTGGCCGTGGGCGGTGAGACGGTTATCGCTGAATTTGGAAGCGAAGCACCGCCGCCAGTCGTAAGGGCGTCCTGA
- a CDS encoding ABCB family ABC transporter ATP-binding protein/permease has product MSQKTVSADSGSTFQTLRNLWPYMWPFSRPDLKRRVLFASMFLVLAKVILVLVPYFYKWATNALSGEGGVPGWLPPLLAGPIMLVLAYNVVRITQLGFNQLRDALFAKVGQHAVRQLAYRTFVHMHELSLRFHLERRTGGLSRIIERGTKGIDTIVRFTILNTIPTLLEFALAAGIFAFAYGAAYVAIIAVTVGLYIWFTVKASDWRISIRRQMNEADTDANTKAIDSLLNFETVKYFNNETMEAERYDRSMARYEQAATRTWTSLGWLNFGQGVIFGVGMAAAMGLSAYEVMQGTQTVGDFVFINAMLMQLSIPLNFIGSVYREIRQGLTDIEEMFALLDVRAEVTDRPDAGALEVATGHVRFDNVIFAYDPQRPILKGVSFDISPGKTVAVVGPSGAGKSTISRLLFRFYDVQSGAVTIDGQDVRDVTQKSLRASIGMVPQDTVLFNDTIAYNIRYGRPDASDEDVRRAAELAQISDFIESLPDGYDSMVGERGLKLSGGEKQRVAIARTILKAPPILILDEATSALDTHTEQEIQAALDLVSRGRTTLVIAHRLSTVITADEVIVLKGGEIAERGTHRELLDAGGLYADMWNRQREASEAEERLRIARETDELGIIVRKRPAYEE; this is encoded by the coding sequence TTGTCCCAGAAAACCGTCTCGGCCGATTCCGGCTCCACCTTCCAGACGCTGCGCAATCTTTGGCCCTATATGTGGCCCTTCAGCCGCCCGGACTTGAAGCGTCGCGTCTTGTTCGCCTCGATGTTCCTGGTCTTGGCAAAGGTCATACTCGTCCTCGTTCCCTATTTCTACAAATGGGCAACCAACGCGTTGTCGGGAGAGGGGGGTGTGCCGGGCTGGCTTCCCCCGCTTCTGGCAGGACCGATCATGCTGGTGCTGGCCTACAATGTGGTGCGCATCACCCAACTCGGCTTCAATCAGCTGCGCGACGCGCTCTTTGCCAAGGTCGGGCAGCACGCGGTGCGCCAACTTGCCTACCGGACCTTCGTGCACATGCACGAGCTGTCGCTGCGTTTTCATCTGGAACGGCGCACGGGCGGTCTGTCGCGCATCATTGAGCGCGGCACCAAGGGCATAGACACGATCGTCCGCTTCACCATTCTCAACACGATCCCGACATTGCTCGAATTTGCACTTGCGGCCGGCATTTTTGCCTTCGCCTACGGAGCGGCCTATGTCGCCATCATTGCGGTGACGGTCGGGCTCTACATTTGGTTCACCGTGAAGGCGAGCGACTGGCGGATCAGCATACGCCGCCAGATGAACGAGGCCGACACGGACGCCAACACCAAGGCGATCGACTCGCTTCTCAACTTCGAAACGGTCAAATATTTCAACAATGAGACCATGGAGGCCGAGCGTTATGATCGCTCCATGGCGCGCTACGAACAGGCAGCCACGCGAACCTGGACGTCACTTGGCTGGCTCAATTTCGGTCAGGGCGTCATCTTCGGCGTCGGCATGGCTGCGGCCATGGGCCTTTCTGCCTATGAGGTGATGCAGGGCACGCAGACGGTTGGCGACTTTGTCTTCATCAACGCCATGCTGATGCAGCTTTCCATTCCGTTGAATTTTATCGGTTCCGTCTATCGTGAAATCCGCCAGGGCCTGACAGACATCGAGGAGATGTTCGCGCTCCTCGACGTCAGGGCCGAAGTCACCGACAGGCCCGATGCAGGCGCGCTCGAAGTCGCGACGGGACATGTGCGCTTCGACAACGTGATTTTCGCCTATGACCCGCAGCGGCCAATTCTCAAGGGCGTGAGCTTCGATATTTCGCCAGGCAAGACAGTTGCCGTCGTCGGGCCGTCGGGAGCGGGCAAATCCACGATCTCGCGCCTGCTGTTCCGCTTCTACGATGTGCAATCCGGCGCTGTTACCATTGACGGTCAGGATGTGCGCGACGTTACTCAGAAGAGCTTGCGCGCGAGCATCGGCATGGTTCCGCAGGACACGGTGCTCTTCAATGACACCATCGCCTACAATATCCGCTACGGGCGTCCCGATGCCAGTGATGAGGACGTGCGTCGCGCCGCCGAACTGGCGCAGATTTCCGATTTCATCGAAAGCCTGCCCGATGGCTATGATTCCATGGTCGGCGAGCGTGGCCTGAAGCTTTCGGGTGGTGAGAAGCAGCGTGTGGCCATAGCACGCACCATACTGAAGGCGCCGCCTATCCTGATCCTCGACGAGGCCACTTCGGCGCTCGACACCCATACCGAGCAGGAGATTCAGGCAGCACTCGATCTGGTCTCCCGAGGCCGCACGACGCTGGTCATTGCGCACAGGCTCTCCACGGTCATCACTGCCGATGAGGTGATCGTCCTCAAGGGCGGCGAGATCGCCGAACGCGGCACCCATCGGGAACTTCTCGACGCCGGCGGGCTTTACGCAGATATGTGGAACCGCCAGCGCGAGGCAAGCGAGGCAGAGGAGAGGCTGCGTATTGCAAGGGAGACGGATGAGCTTGGCATCATTGTGCGCAAGAGGCCGGCCTACGAGGAATAG
- a CDS encoding ArsR/SmtB family transcription factor has product MNGHVTPNPKQDQVLARRFAAMAHPARLAILQQLAAQDACCCKDVVGRVGLAQSTVSQHLKILQEAGLVDYRQERPRSRYTINRRVLDETRARMNHFLDDCCTRQVPAGHE; this is encoded by the coding sequence ATGAATGGACATGTAACCCCAAATCCGAAGCAGGATCAGGTGCTGGCCCGCCGCTTCGCGGCCATGGCCCATCCTGCCCGTCTGGCAATCCTGCAGCAGCTTGCCGCGCAGGACGCGTGTTGCTGCAAGGATGTGGTCGGTCGTGTAGGTCTTGCCCAATCGACCGTGTCACAGCATCTGAAGATACTTCAGGAAGCAGGGCTGGTCGATTACCGGCAGGAGCGGCCCCGCTCGCGCTACACGATCAACAGACGCGTGCTGGATGAAACCCGCGCCCGCATGAACCATTTCCTCGATGACTGCTGCACCCGGCAAGTGCCTGCAGGCCACGAATAG
- a CDS encoding LysM peptidoglycan-binding domain-containing protein, protein MPTAPIKILLYVLGALVGAAGVAYYTGTLDPLLDKDDARSQVAATQDQGESGTSGAPASTTTAKSDRSEASSDNAGADDPAGAAAEGEGTQDGEVAVPRFDLVRAEPNGSLVVAGNAAPESEIEVLSGTRVLAKVRSGPSGDFVAVLEDPLSAGDHNIVLRSTSPDKLAATSVETAIVSIPEDDRGQVLAMVQEPGAPTRVVSRPEAPKPVAHQPGDGGSTGASSDAATTETADSSQATSAEGEQQAVLDRSAQNAGGEEEVAASQGTSSAETGETDARAQVAQSSDAGSTADETAQPQVNTETAQAQVGADAVDEQTASGLKDSDAATDETREMAAATSAGDDTAARAAVGPAQATGLPDDTTLSVMPFIEAVEIDGEQVFVAGRAAKGATVRVYFDDMLIGQSEAGPDGHFLVDARREIPVGNYTVRVDVIGADGAEVIARAAVPFTRESGSHVAAVASAPQSTSQSDTASADNESGDRAQAGATGDSGSAGGQDPFGAASSTAESDPVMPVEEQETANSSDGSGEAADTSADAAASGATGIEATDREMAAVAADGSNTSEDTANAGSPSASMSETTAPALQPVDGAVIIRRGDTLWHISRRVYGRGLRYTTIYLANQDQIRDPDLIWPGQVFALPAESAEGEPADLSVIQERRRGNSPN, encoded by the coding sequence ATGCCGACCGCTCCTATCAAGATACTGCTTTATGTCCTCGGTGCACTCGTGGGTGCGGCTGGCGTTGCCTACTACACCGGCACTCTGGATCCGCTCCTGGATAAAGACGATGCCCGCAGCCAGGTTGCTGCCACGCAGGATCAGGGCGAGAGCGGTACATCCGGCGCACCGGCTTCAACGACAACGGCCAAATCCGACCGCAGCGAAGCCTCCTCTGACAATGCAGGTGCTGATGATCCCGCCGGTGCCGCAGCTGAAGGCGAGGGCACGCAGGACGGTGAAGTTGCGGTCCCCCGCTTCGATCTTGTCCGTGCCGAACCGAACGGCAGCCTCGTAGTGGCGGGCAATGCCGCGCCAGAATCCGAGATTGAAGTCCTTTCCGGCACCCGCGTGCTCGCAAAGGTCCGCTCAGGGCCGAGCGGGGATTTTGTGGCTGTGCTTGAAGATCCGCTTTCCGCCGGTGACCACAATATCGTTCTTCGTTCCACGAGTCCCGACAAGCTGGCTGCCACTTCCGTCGAAACGGCGATCGTGTCCATCCCTGAAGATGACCGCGGCCAGGTCTTGGCGATGGTACAGGAGCCGGGGGCTCCCACGCGCGTTGTCTCGCGTCCCGAGGCGCCCAAGCCTGTCGCCCATCAGCCAGGTGACGGTGGATCCACAGGCGCGAGCAGCGATGCTGCAACCACCGAAACCGCTGACAGCTCTCAAGCCACCTCCGCCGAAGGCGAACAGCAGGCGGTTCTCGACCGCAGTGCGCAGAATGCGGGTGGTGAAGAGGAAGTGGCCGCTTCACAAGGCACTTCGTCTGCAGAAACAGGCGAAACGGATGCGCGAGCTCAGGTTGCGCAGTCATCCGATGCCGGTTCCACCGCTGACGAAACAGCGCAGCCCCAGGTCAACACCGAAACGGCACAAGCGCAGGTTGGAGCTGATGCTGTGGATGAGCAGACCGCTTCCGGTCTGAAGGACAGTGATGCCGCTACGGATGAAACGCGCGAAATGGCTGCCGCGACGAGTGCCGGTGATGATACCGCTGCGCGCGCGGCGGTTGGTCCGGCACAGGCCACGGGTCTGCCTGATGACACCACCCTGTCGGTGATGCCCTTCATAGAAGCGGTCGAAATCGACGGTGAACAGGTATTCGTCGCCGGACGTGCCGCCAAGGGCGCAACGGTGAGGGTCTATTTCGACGACATGCTGATAGGCCAGTCCGAAGCGGGCCCTGACGGACACTTCCTCGTTGACGCCAGGAGGGAGATACCGGTCGGCAACTACACCGTACGCGTGGACGTGATAGGAGCGGACGGAGCCGAAGTCATCGCGCGTGCTGCCGTGCCCTTCACCCGTGAATCGGGCAGCCATGTCGCTGCCGTCGCCTCCGCGCCACAATCCACTTCGCAAAGTGATACGGCCTCTGCCGACAATGAGAGCGGAGACCGGGCACAAGCCGGCGCAACCGGCGACAGCGGTTCTGCTGGCGGGCAAGACCCGTTTGGCGCTGCATCTTCTACCGCAGAATCTGACCCGGTAATGCCGGTTGAGGAGCAGGAGACCGCCAACAGTTCCGACGGGTCTGGAGAAGCTGCAGATACTTCAGCCGATGCTGCAGCATCTGGTGCAACAGGCATTGAGGCTACAGATCGGGAAATGGCTGCGGTTGCTGCAGACGGTTCCAACACCTCCGAAGATACTGCCAACGCGGGCTCACCTTCCGCATCCATGTCTGAAACCACTGCACCCGCCCTCCAGCCGGTCGATGGTGCGGTGATCATCCGCCGAGGCGATACGCTGTGGCACATCTCCCGGCGTGTCTATGGCCGCGGGTTGCGGTACACGACCATCTACCTCGCCAATCAGGACCAGATTCGCGATCCCGACCTCATCTGGCCCGGTCAGGTTTTCGCATTGCCCGCCGAGAGCGCAGAGGGCGAACCCGCTGATCTGTCGGTCATCCAGGAGCGGCGTAGAGGCAACTCACCCAATTGA